Genomic DNA from Clavibacter michiganensis:
CGGCGGATCCCCGCGGACGCGTCATGCCGACCTCGCGCTCGTAGACCGCAGTTCGGCTCGACTGCGTGAACCCGAGGTGCTCGTACAGGTCGAGCGCGCCCGTGGGGCTGTCGGAGTCGACGTCGAGCACGGCGCGCTGGACGCCCTCGACGCGGAACCCCGCGAGGGCGGCGGACAGCAGCGCCTGCGCGAGCCGGCGCCCGCGGAACTCCCGGCGAACCCCGACGAGGGCGATGTAGGCGGACGTGTAGCCGGCCCGCTCCCAGTTCTCCGGCGTGACCTCCGCCATCGCGAATCCGGCCACGACGGCGTCCTCGCCGTCGCCCGTCACCGCGATCACCGAGAGGTCGTCGCGCGCGGTCGGCAGGGAGAGGAACGCCTCCCAGCGCTCGACGCTGATGGGCTCGGATCCCCAGTGGTCGCGGAACACGTCGTTCTTGGCGAGGCGCGTGCGCTCCCACCACTCGCGCGTGACGGGGATCAGCCGCAGGCCCTCGGGCGCCGGCACGTCGGGCAGCTCCGTCTGGAGGTCGCGGTGCATCTCGATGAAGTAGCGGCTGGGCGTGAAGCCGCGCGAGGTCGCGAGGGCGGTCGCGCCGGCGGAGTCGTCGGGGAACTCGATGC
This window encodes:
- a CDS encoding GNAT family N-acetyltransferase, with the protein product MTDTSTTLPDDPSSTAPIPLPEGPDGITWRAMAHEDVDALVELAGLVADADHPEYRATRDEVAMSLGFSYVDLARDAIVAVDAEGRLAAEGSAIVKPDDESVVRGHISGGVRPDLRRRGIGARLLDWQIARATQALEVAQPADHVEDPVPTRMGIEFPDDSAGATALATSRGFTPSRYFIEMHRDLQTELPDVPAPEGLRLIPVTREWWERTRLAKNDVFRDHWGSEPISVERWEAFLSLPTARDDLSVIAVTGDGEDAVVAGFAMAEVTPENWERAGYTSAYIALVGVRREFRGRRLAQALLSAALAGFRVEGVQRAVLDVDSDSPTGALDLYEHLGFTQSSRTAVYEREVGMTRPRGSAAR